The following DNA comes from Verrucomicrobiia bacterium.
CGACCGACAACGCTCCGCAAATCACCGTGATGGCGCTGGGGGTGGCCTTCGGGTTCAGCGTCGTGGTGGGCATTGTGGCGGGGCTGTATCCGGCGGTGCGGGCCTCGCGGCTGCATCCGATCCAGGCGCTGCGTTACGAATGAGGACCGCCCGGGGACACATCCGATGACCTTCTACATTGCGCTGCTGATTGGGATCAAAGAGGTCTGGAGCCACCGGTTTCGTTCGCTGCTGACCATGCTGGGGATCGTTCTCGGGGTGTGCAGCCTGGTGGCCATGGCGGCCATCGTGAAGGGCATGGAGAACGGGATGAAGGAGGCGATGATCGCCATGGGCGGACTCAACAAGGTCCTGATCCGCGAACAGGAAGTGCCGACCCACCAGGAACACCTCCGCGACCTTGCCCCGGGCCGAACGCTTCAGGACGTGTACGCGCTCAAGGCCAGCGCCCCGTTGCTGACGGTGGTTTCGCCCGAGATGTCGGTGCGCCGCGCCGTCGTGTCCCGGGGTGGCCGGGACCATTACCCCTCGGAAGTCGTGGGCGCGTGGCCGGCGGTCCTCGAGATGAACCTGTACGAGATCGAGCACGGCCGGTTCCTCGGCGACCTCGACGAGGAGTACGCCCACAGCGTCTGTGTCATCGGGACCGGGATTCGGGATGAGCTGTTCGGTGCTCCAGCGGAGACGGGCGGGCCGGTCATTCCGATCGGTGAGCAGATCCTGATCAACGGCCAGCCGTTCACCATTGTGGGGATGTTCCGGCATTACGAGAGCGAGCAGTCCATGCGGCAGCGTCAGGCGGCGGCCCGCCAGCCGCAAACCGACCCGGGGAATGGCGGCGTGACCCGTCAGCGCGGATGGAGGAGTCCGCGATGGGACGCCTTCTGGCGGAAGAACAACGTGGTGTACATCCCGCTGAACACGGCGTGGGTGAAGTTCCGCTCCGCCTCCGGCACCGACGGGATGGCCGAACCGCGATTGTCGGACATCGATGTCAAGGTGCAGGACCTCACCCAGCTCGAAGCGGCGTTGCAGCAGGCGCGCAACATCCTGCTCACGACCCATCGGGGCATCGAGGACTTCGCCTTCGAGACGCAGGAAAACCGGGTGGAGGACATCAACAAGCGCATCCGGAACGCCCGCATCAGCGGGGGCATCATTGCCGGGCTCAGCCTGCTGGTGGGCGGGATCGGGATCATGAACATCATGCTGGCCAGCATCACCGAGCGGATCCGCGAGATTGGGACGTGCAAGGCGATCGGCGCGCCTCCGGCAGCGATCTTCCTGCAGGTGCTGGTCGAAGGCTGCGTGATCGCCGCTCTGGGCGGGCTCGCCGGGGTGGCGGCTTCCTTCGGGCTGGTGGCCCTGCTGGATCGCCTGTCTCCTTCGGCCAATGCTCCGGTGGTTACCTTCGCCCCGATGGCCGCCGCGGTGGCCTTCAGTGTGACCGTCGGGCTGGTGGCCAGCCTGCTGCCGGCGATCAAGGCCGCCCGTCTCGCCCCGATCCAGGCGCTGCGGTACGAATAGGCCCACGCGCCGGCCAGCCCTCCGGCGACGCGCCGATCCCGTGCCGGTGCCGCAACCGCGGCTGGCGCCAGGCAGTGGCCTCCGTATAGTGCCGCTCCGGATTCATGAGCACCGTCCCGCACCTTCCCGCCCTCCGACTCGGACGTCCGTACGAGTCCCTCGAAAAGACCGAACTCAAGGACCACCGTTCCGGCGCGACGCTGGCCGCGGTCTCCCAGGTCAACGGGGGCATTGTCAAACGTGACCTGGCCCGCATTGCGACGGCGCGTGCTTCGTTGAAGCCGTTCACGGTGGCGCAGTTGATCGAGCGGTCGGCCCGGGCGGGGGAGTTGTTCCTTGAAGGGACGCTGCCGCTGGGGGACCGGGGCCACACGCAGTCTCCGTCCGAATACGTGGCCACGTTGAGTCTCACCAGCGGCCTGCCGCACGGGATGGTCCGGCGGAACATGGCCAAGATCCACTACGCGCTGACCCACATGACGGAGGTGCTCAACGGGTTGTCCCGGGGCCTGGATCTGGGGTTGCTGGACCGCGGGTTCGGGGAGCAGTTCGGAACCAAGCTGAGCTTCTTTCCGACCTGCCAGGCGCTCGGGCTGGTGATGCCCAGCAATTCTCCGGCGGTGAATTCCCTGTGGATTCCGGCGATCGCCCTCAAGACCCCGGTGGTCATCAAGCCGGGCAGGGAGGAACCGTGGACGCCCTACCGGCTGATCCAGGCATTCATTGCCGCCGGGATTCCCGCCGAGGCGTTCGGGTTCTATCCGACCGATCATGAAGGCTCGGCCACCATCCTCAACACCTGCGGCCGGGCGCTGATCTTCGGGGACAAGTCCACCACCCAGCAGTATGCGGCAAACCCGGCCATCCAGGTCCATGGGCCAGGCTGGAGCAAGATCGTCATCGGCGACGACGAGATCGACAACTGGCGCGAATACCTCGATGTCATCGAGGCCTCCATCGCCGACAACGGGGGGCGTTCCTGCATCAATGCCAGCGCGGTGGTGGTGCCGCGCCACGCCGGGGAGATTGCCGACGCCCTCGCCCGGCGGCTGGGTCCTGTGGGGCCGTCGCGGCCCGATGACGACGCGGCCCGGTTGTCGGGCTTCGCCAATCCGAAGATGGCGGACTACATCGATGCCCAGATCGAGGAGGGACTCGGTACGCCCGGAGCGGAGGACGTCACGGCGAAGCACCGGTCCGGGCCCCGCAAGGTGGTGTTCGAGGGCGGAACCTACCTGCGTCCGACCATCGTCCGGTGCGATTCGTTCGCCCATCCGCTGGCGAACCGGGAGTTCCTCTGCCCGTACGCGGCTGTGGTCACCGCCCCGGTCTCGGAAATTCCGCAGGCCCTGGGATACACGCTGGCCTGTACCGCCATCACGCGGGATCCGGCCCTGATCGAGCGGCTGGAAGCCTACCCGGAGATCGAGCGCCTCAACATCGGGCCGGTGTCCACCATGAAGATCTCCTGGGACCAGCCGCACGAGGGGAACATGTTCGAGTTCCTGTGGAAGCGGCGGAGCATCGAGCGGGCTTGGTGACGGCCTGCCGGATCCCCTCTCCGGCGGGTTGACTGCGCGCGCCCAGGGTCTTGAAAGAAAATCGCCCGCGGCGAACCGCGGGCGACCTCGCTTGGACTGGGTTGGGTGTTCGGAAAGGTGAACTTATTGGCGCAGCTTGCGGCGCAGTCCGGCGAGGCTGACCATCCCGGCCCCGAGCATCACCAGCATCGAACCGGCATCGGGCACCGTGGGCGGCTCATCGGGGGGGCAGCTCAGTCCGAAGAAGCTGATGTGCGAGATGTCCTTGTTGATCGTGCCAGAGGAGAAGGTCAGCGGGAGGTCTTCGGTCGGATACTCGTACCAGGCGATCTGGGTCGCGGCCTTGACGCCGACGAAGATCGTGTCGTAGCCGCTGAGGTCGCCGAGGAAATTGAGGTTCGGGTAGGTGTACGACTTCGCTTCGACCCCCAGGCCACCCTTCGAGACCTTCTCGAACGTCAGTTCGTCCTTCGCGATGAAGGACAGTACGCAGTCCTCGCCGACCGTGATCAGGGTGAGGAGCTTGGTCATTTCACCGCTCGGATTGCCGCCCTGGGCCGTGATTCCGATGAAACCGGCCCAACTGGAGGTCGCCATCGTCATCGCCGCCGCCAACACCGCCAACTTCTTGTACATCTTCATTTTACAACCTTGTGTTACTTCGTTGGTTCATCCAACACCTGCCATTAAGCAACCCTGATGCCAGAGCTTCCTGACGGAGTCGGTTTGTTGGCTAACCCGTTGGTTATCAGCAGACGGTTGGTTCGGAAGCCGGCCGAACCGGGGTGGATGGATGGCCGATCTGTAATCAAAGCCGACACTGCTGGGCCAAATTACTGCCACAATTCGGCCAGGACACGAAAGCAACCCGTTCGCGGTGAGGGGGTTGTCGGGGAGGAGCCGGGTCCTGTAAAGAATGCCTTCATCTCGCGACACCGGCGCGTAATGGGCTCGTGATTGGAATGGCGCCCCAGGGCGGCTAGGGTCGTCGCCATGCGTCAGGTCACGGTCCCGCTGGGGACGAGGAGTTATTCCGTCTGGGTGGGGCAGGGGTTGCTGGGGTCCCTGGGGCGGCGGTGTCGGGCGCTGGGCCTGGCGACACGGTGTGCGGTGATTGCCGACGGGGGGGTGACGGAGCGGTGGGCGCCCGGGGTGCTGGAGAGTCTGCGGGGGGCGGGATTCGAACCCGTGCTGGTCCGGGTGCCGCCGGGGGAGGGATCGAAGCGGATGGCGACAGTCGAGCGTTGTTGCGATGCGCTGGCGCGGCATCGATTGGAAAGGCGGTCGTTCGTGGTGGCGTTGGGGGGCGGGGTGACGGGGGATCTGGCGGGGTTCGTGGCGGCGACCTACCTGCGGGGGATCGCCCTGGTCCAGGTGCCCACCACCCTGCTGGCCCAGGTGGACAGTTCGGTGGGCGGGAAAGTCGGGGTCAACCTGCGGGCCGGGAAGAACCTGGTGGGGGCGTTTCTTCAGCCGCGACTGGTGCTCTGCGATCTGGAGACGCTGGGCACGCTTCCGGCACGCGAGCTTCGGGCGGGGCTGGCCGAGATCATCAAGTACGGCATCATCGCGGATGCCGCCTTGTTCCGGCGCCTGGAACGGGATCTGGATCGGTTGCTGAAACTCGATCCCGCGGTGCTGGGCCCGGTGGTGGCGCGGTGTTGTGCGATCAAGGCCGAGGTGGTGGGGCAGGACGAGAAGGAAAGCGGGCGCCGGGCGATTCTGAACTTCGGGCATACGGTGGGACATGCCCTCGAGGCGATCACGGAATACGGCCAGTTCCTGCACGGCGAGGCCATATCGATCGGGCAGATGGCGGCAGCCCACTTGTCGTCGGCGTTGATGGGATTGGCCCCGTCCGAAGTGGACCGAATCCGGGTCTTGTTCGAACGCGCCGGACTCCCGGTGCGTGTCGATCTGCCTGCCGCCCGGCGACGAAGGTTGCTGGCGGCGATGCAGCTCGACAAGAAGGTCAGCGACGGAGTCGTGCGCTTCGTCCTGGCGCGGGCGATTGGGGAGGTGGAATGGGGACAGTCGGTTCCCGAGTCGGAACTTCGCGAGGCACTCGACGCGGTGGCGGACGAGGCAGGGTGAATGGATGTCCACCCGGATGGCACACGCACCATGGTGTTACTGGGGTTGACCGGCGGCATCGGGATGGGGAAGTCCACGGCGGCGGACTTCCTGGAGCGGATGGGGTATCCCGTGGCCGACACCGATCGCATTGCCCGGGAAGTGGTGGCTCCGGGTTCGGACGCCCTGCGGGAGATCCGGGAGGCTTTCGGCGATGGGGTGTTTGCCGCGGATGGCGTGCTGGACCGGAGCCGGTTGGGCCAGCGGGTATTTGCCGATGCCGGGGAAAGGGTTCGCCTCGAGGGGATTCTGCATCCCCGGATACGGGCTGAATGGGAGCGGAGGACGATCATCTGGCGCGGGCAGGGGGCCGTTCTGGGTGCGGTCGTGATTCCGCTCCTCTACGAGACGCGGGCAGAGTCGCATTTCGATGCCATTGCCTGCGTCGCCTGCCTGACGGAGACCCAGAATCGGAGACTCCTCGACCGGGGCTGGACGGCAGATCACATCCGGCAGCGGATCGCCTCGCAATGGCCATTGCGGGAGAAGATCCGGCGCGCGGATTTCGTGGTGTGGACCGAACCGCCACCCTCGATCCATGGAAGGCAGCTCCGGTGCGTGCTCGACGCCTTGGGGGTGCGATCGTCTGCTGGAGCAAGCTCCCGCATGTTTCGGAACGGGGGGACGGAGAGCGGTGGTTGGGTCTCTACGCTTTAGCGTGCCGGGCCTTGGGAAGGGTGCAGGGAGCCGGGGGAATGGCGATGGCCGGCTGAAGCCGGGACACCGATTGGGAGGGAGACCGGACCCACAACAAGTCCGCAGACCGATTTTCCTTTTCCGTGGGCGACGCTCAACAGCGCGTTTGTTGCAGGCACCGCAAGGCGCTCCCATACAACGCCATCGGTGGATGTCAGGACCATAGCCGTCGGAGGCCATTTATGAATCTTGGACGCTGTCCTCCAACGGTCACAAACTGGCCTCCGGCAACGACCAAATCTGCAAGACCGCTGGCGTCGTCCGCCTCCTGTTGCTGCCAATGCTCACCGTCTGGCGAGGCCGGGATGACGGCATCCCGGTCTCCACCCACCGCCACGAATCGGCCGGATGCATGGACGATGGCCTTCAATGGTTCGGTGGTTCCCGACTCCCGGAACCTCCAGTGGACAGGCAGCGGATCCTCCCATGCGGTCGGACGGGCTGTGGGTTGAAGATCCCGGACAGCTTCTCGATCCTCACGACCCAGGGGTTGGCCTGATCGACGCCCGGAGGCCGTTTCGGATTCTGTTCGATTGTATTGTCCGATTCGGACACTGGAGATCACCGGCTCGGGCTGGGCGGCGAAGGAGTGCGCGGCGAGCAGCAGCAGGGCGGCCGTGCCGGCATGGCGCAGGATGGGGGCGGAATTCATGGGCGATGATGTCTTCATCCGCCTACAGGGAAGAAGCCGACGCAAGGTTTCAGACCTGTCGATCCGCATTCGGAACGCAGCCGGTCAACTACGGCATCAGGAGTCCGATGGCAGAACGGAGCGGACGCGTGCGCGGAGTGTGGATTTCAGGCCATTGCACCAAAGAGCGGCGGATAGACGCCCGTCCCGCCCGTTCCAGCCGCCATGATTCTAATTGAAGCGTCCTAACGGATGAACCGCCCCGCATCCGGCGTCAGGTCGAGGTGCCAGTGGTCGCGATGGTCCGCGTTGAAGTTGGGGGAAAGGTGGATGGTGAAAATCCCCGCGGCGTGGAGGTCGCACAGCACCGCGTGAAGAAAGGCATCCCGCGGCTCCCGTGCGCGGGTGGCGCAGGTGTTCCCATCAGCATCTATCTCCCAGTCATTGGCCACCGAAAGGAGGCCCATTTCGTCCGTGACAAGACCGGCGACATCGAGCGCGAGCGCCCGGGCATGCATCGAAAGGCCCCGGGGGCAGTCCGGCGGGATGCCGCCCCCGATGCACCGGTAGTTGTAAATCCCGAAGTCAACCACCTCGACGACCCCGCGGGCCGCCAGCACCTGCGCCATGCGGTGGAGCGCCAAGGCCAGCTCGCAGTCCATGAACCAAGTTTCCCGCAGCGTCCCGTCCATGAAACGAAACTGCATCCCTCCCAGAGGCAGGGCGACCGTGACGGGCGAGGTCACCCCGGGTGACTCGGGCCCCCAGGTCCAGGAGATGCCGAGCACATCCAGCTTCTCGAAACAAGGCGATGGATACAGCGGCTGGATCATGTAGAACCGCTGGGAAGCCGCCGGGCTGATGGCATTGGTGAATGCGAAGACGCCGCCCGCCCCGAAGGAGTTGGTGGCAATGCGCGCCCAGTTGGTCGCCGGCAGGGATAGGCTCGTCGTGGCCAGCACAAGGTAGCTGCCCCCTTGAGGCCCGTTGCCGCCGCTGACGATGACATTGTCGCCGGACTGCGTGATGCCTTGAATCCGCGGCATGGCAGCGGCGAGGAAGCCATCGGCCGGTGCCACGAGCAGGAGCACAAGGAGGTTGGCGATGGAAATCGGACTCCGGGGAGTTGTACGATTCATGGTGGAACGTCTTGGGGACGAGTTGGATTTCGAGGGTGCCGCGCCACTTCAGGCCTGTGTCAATCGCCGAGTCCGCCTGCCTGAAGGGCCAGTCTGGCAATCCAGCAGGAGCGCCTCTCCCGGCCGCACCGTGCCGGCACGGCGATGGATGGGGGCAGGTTTCATGGGCGGCGAAGTCCTCACCCGCTACAGGGAAGAAGCCGGCGCAGGGTTTCAGGTGCAGAGATGGGCATCATCCACCCGCCACTATGCCAGGGCGGCGGCCCCCCAGACCGCGCCACCAAAGTTCTGCCGCCCGGGGGTACCTTGCTGGCTCGCATCCTTGATTCCCCAGACTCGTAACGAGCCATTGTTACGGAGCGCAGCTCTGTGTCTTCCGTTCGTTGAACCTGTTGCCCATCAAGGGTTCAAGCGGACGCGCACGGGAGCGGCCTGAGCGTCTCGGGTTCCGTCACCGAGCTGCCCCCATGGGTTGGCCCCCCAGGCCCAGAGCGTGCCGTCCTCCCGCAGCGCCACCGTGTGCCACCCTCCGGCGCTGATGGCCAGCCACCGCTCGCCGGGCCGGACGGCCACCGGCCGGGACCGGTCAAAGTTCGTGCCGTCACCCAGTTGCCCGGAATCATTGAATCCCCAGGCCCACAAGGTGCCGTCCGCCCGCAGGGCCACGGTATGCCAGCCGCCGGCCGCCACCGCCAACCAGCGCTGGTCCGGCTGGATGGCCACCGGGGATGCGCGGTCGGCCTGGGTCCCGTTGCCCAACTGGCCTGCACCGTTGTGGCCCCAGCTCCACAGGGATCCGTCGGCACGCAGGGCGACCGAGTGGTAATTCCCCGCGGCAAGGGCCTGCCAGCGCTGGCCCGGCTGTATGGGCACGGGAACCCGCCGGTGGGTCGTGCTGCCGTCGCCTACGGCCCCTTCCAGGTTGCGCCCCCATGCCCACAGCGTGCCGTCGGCACGCAGGGCCAACGAGTGGAGTTCCCCAGCCGCGACTGACAGCCAACGTTGCTCCGACGCGATGGCTGTCGGCGTGGCACGATCTTCCGTCGTCCCATCGCCGAGCTGCCCTGTCTCATTGCCGCCCCAAGTCCAGAGCGTGCCGTCGGACCGCAGGGCCAGAGTATGAAATAGACCGGCCGCCATGCTTTGCCACCGGACATCCGGCTCGATTACCACAGGCCGACGAGTGCTCGACCCGGAACCGTCACCAAGTTGACCGCGAAGATTGGGTCCCCATGCCCACAGCGTGCCATCCATCCGCAGGGCCATGCTGTGATGCCTCGCTGAAGCCGACTGCCAGCGGCCCTCAGGCTCAATCGCGCCCGGTGAGTCACGCTCGTCATCGTTCGTCCCGTCGCCCAGCCCGCCATAGTCATTGCTGCCCCAGGTCCACAGCGTCCCGTCGGCGAGCACCGCGACCGTGTGGGAGTGGCCCGCCGCCAGCCGCCCCGCCACCCGGCCCGACGGCGGCGGGTTGGCGGTCAGGGGATCGGTGCCGGCCCGGTACTCGGCCAGATTGTTCTGCGTGTCGTGGTCGGGGTCGGCCGCCACGTCGGCCGGGTCCAGGGGATTGAGCACGGGCCGGCGGGCCAGCTCGTACACGTCGTTCATCCCGTCGCCGTCGCTGTCCTTCGGCGTGGTGAGCGGCACCCGCTCCACGCGGTAGAAGCGCGCACCGGCGGCCGGCAGCGGGTCCGGGTCCACGAGTTCAATTTCGGCCGGCGCTTCGGGGCCGGGCAGCGGCCCGAGGGCGGCCGGGGTGCCCACGTTGGTCACCACCTCGCCACGGAGAAGGATCAGATAGGCGTCCGCCGCCGCAGGCACGGACACCGCAGGCCCGCCGTCTGCTCCAAGGCGGAAACCGGTGATGACGGGCCCGGGCTGGGCGGCGATGGAATGCGCGGCGAGCAGCAGCAGGGCGGCCGTGCCGACATGGCGCAGGATGGGGGCGGAATTCATGGGCGGTGTTGTCCTCACCCGCCTACAGGGACAACGCCGCGGCCGGGTTTCAGGAAAAGTCCCGCGGGTCCCCGCGCCCGCCGCCGCTCACTCGGTATTGGGATTCGTGTCCGGGTCCACGGTCCAGACGAGGCGGTCCTGGGGATACACCGCCATGCCGTTGGTGATGATCTCCGGGCCGCGGCGGGCCTCGAGATGGCCGTCCAGGAAGGCGAGGTTGCCCCGGCCGCGATGCCGGGCGGCGAAGCGGCTGGCGTAGGCGCTGGGCTGGCCGAGCTGGTAGTCCTGCGCCTGGTCCGGCGCGGCGGGCGCGTCGTCCGGCAGCCGGTTCTCCAGGAACGCCACCGTGGCCGTGGGGCGCAGCACCTGCGTGAGCCGGACGGTCGTGTGCGGCCGCATGATGAGCTTCGAGTTCATGGCCAGGGAGAAGAACACCGCCGGATCCTCCAGCCGCCGCCGCGGGAACGTCGCCTGCGGGCAGTGGAAGATCCGGGCGCGATGGTAAAAGCCAGGTCGCACGGACGACAGGCCGTACTCGGCGGCGCGCGGCACGCCCATCTGCACGGCCAGCGCGTTGTACCAGACGTCGCGCGCAAAGGGATGGGTGACCTCGCCCCAGGTGTTCAGCGACACACCGTTGGGCTCGAAGCTCTCGCGGGCGATCCGGCCGTCGTGGTCATCGGCGTACAGGGTCTGGGCCAGCATCCACTGCCGGAGACGGCCGGCGCACTCTGTCTGCCGGGCCAGCGCCCGCGCCCGGCCCAGCACGGGCAGCAGCAGGGACGCGAGCACGCCGACGATGGCGATGACGACCAGCAGCTCGACCAGCGTGAAGCCGCCCGCTGCTCCGTCCTGCCGCCGCTGGTGCTGCACCGGTTTCATGGCGTCGCAGGCAGCAGCACGACGCGGTAGAACTGCGGTGGAGCCGTGGGCGGAGTGTCCGTGTACCCCGCCGTGCCCGCGGCGGCCGTGACGCGTGCGAGGACGGTCCACGTGGCGGGAGGCAGGGTGTCGCTGCGCTGCACTTCGTAGGTGCAGCCGGGGAGCGCGGACCACGTCAGCTCGAGGCCGGCCGCGACGCGGGCGACGGAGAGCTGCAGCCTGCTAAGGCACGGATCGTTGTTCAGCCAGCCGGGCGAACCCACGTCGTCTGACGCGGCCGCGCGGAAAGCGCCACGCTCGCCCGCCACGCTGTAGTTGTATCGAAGTTCCGCATCCTCATCCGCCGGATCGTACCAGCGGCTCGCGCCGCACGGGCAGGGGTCGGGGAATTCCAGGCAGACCCTCAGCTCGAACTTCAGGATGAAATCGTGGTCGTCGCGCGCCGCGGCATTCCAGAGCGTGATGAACTCCGTGAAGTCACTGCTGAAGCCGTTTCCGTAGTACGAAAGGATGGGCAGGTCTGGCGGCAGATTCGCGTCGCCCCACCAGCGACGGAAGTCTTCGGTATCGAGGTCCGAGACCAAGATGGCGGACTGGCCGGGATGGAGCCACACGTCGTTGGTGATGGTGAAGGCGCCGTCCAGCACGCCGGGATAATCGTCGAAGCGCCAGCCGCGGAGGTTGACCGGCCGGGTGTCGAGGTTGGTCAGCTCCCACCAGTCGTTGCGGGCCACCGTCGCGATGCTGGCGGATCGGCAGAGCATGGCCTCGGTCACGACCAACCGGGGTGGTGGCAGCACGGCCAGGAAGGCGGAGGCGTTGGTCGCGCAGAGCGGGTTGCGCACCTCCACGGTGTAACGGCCTGCGTGGGGTTCCGAGACGCCCGGCAGCTCCAGCACGGCGTTGGTCGCGCCGGGGATGATTTCGCCCTCGTGCCGCCACAGGATTTCCGGGAGCGGGTAGCCGCGCACCTCGACGCGGAACACGGCCGTCTGGCCCGGCGTGACATCGAGGTCGGCGGGCGGGCGCACGATGGCGGCGCAGCGTGGCATCTGGTTGACGCTGAGCCGGGCCGGGGCGGTGACAAGGCTCTCCAGGCCGTTCTCGAGGCGCACCGTGTACGTGCCGGCCACGGCCGGCGTGGCGTTCGAGAGGACCAGCAGGGACGCCGTGGCGCCGGGCAGGTCTTCCCCCTCGAAGCGCCACTGGTACCGCGGCCGGGGCAGGCCATGGGCCACCACTCTCAAGATGGCGGTGGCGCCTGCATCCGTTTCCACGTCGGCCGGGTCTTGGACCACCCGGAGGGGCACTGCTGGGCCGGCCGTGCCCGGAGAGCCGACGTCACCGCCGGCCGCCGCGCGGAAGGCACCCTGCTCGCCCTCGATGCTCAGCGCGCCAAAGACGCCGGTGGCGGCATGGCTCGTGAAGGTCACCCCGCGGTCGGCGACACCGAGCGGGACGTGGTCCAGTTCGGTGGTTGCGGTGGCCGTGGTGTGCCACAGGCGCAGCTCGTCCTTGGTGGCGTTGAGACCGAACCCCCACGGAGCTACGATGATGCGCCGATCCGCAAGCCGCACCTCCCCCCACCACGCCCGAAACTCGGCCTCCGCGGGCATGTTCCTGCTTGCGCGCACAAAGATCAGCGATTCGCCGGGATGCAGTACGGTGGCTTCGCCGGCGTGCCTGGCCAGGGCGGCAAGCCGGTGCGCCGCGTCCAGCCCGGAATCATCTGCGAACCACAGCTCCTCGAGGTCCACCGCGTCGGAGCCGTAGTTTGTCAGCTCGAAGAAGTCCTCCCCCGCCCCGGACGGTGCGGTCATGACCTCCGTGATCGCCACGGGCGGGCCGGCGGGTCCGGGCAAGGGCAGCAGGGCGGCGAGGAGAAGGCCGGCGACATAATGGAGTGGCGGCTTCATGGCGTTTCGCGGGATCGGAGGCGTTCCGAGTAACCGGGCGGGCTGGGTTTGGGCGGGTAGGCCTGCTCGATGGGGTCCAGCCAGCTCTGGATGGTCGCGTGGCTGGTCTCGGACACCGGCTCGTAGCCGGCGGCCGTGTCGGGCAGGGCCTGCAGCCACGCGCCCTTCAGGCCGCAGAGGGCCTGGATGATCGCGCGCGCCACGTCCGCCGGCAGCCCGGGGGATCCGACCAGCAGCGTGCGGCTGCTCTCGAATCGGTCACCCACGGCGACGAGGCCGCGGTGCTGGTTCGCGCGGAAGGCCCACTCCATACAGACACCCACGTCGTAGTCGCCGGCGAGCACGCCCTCGATGGCCTGTGCGTGGCTGTGGAGCGGCCCGTGCCGCCGCACGGCTTCCTCGTGGCCCAGCGCCAGGACGTCCTCGGCGAATTCATACGTGCTGTCGAGGAACTCGTACCCCGCGAGCTGGGCGGCGGCCAAGCCGGCCCGGGCGAGGTGGATCTGCGCGTGGAAGCTGGCGGTGGAGTTCGTCTCGCCGAAGGCCACGCGCCGGCCGCGCACGTCGGCCAGCGTGCGGATGCCGGTGTCCGGCCGGGTGAAGATCACGGCATACTTCGAGCGCGCCGTGCCGCGAACCAGGGGCTGCAGGGCCGGCGTGTCGCGCCGGGCCCGCAGGTACGGCAGGGCGGCCAGCCGCGCGAAGTCCACCTGGCCGGTGCAGACGCCGGCCACGAGGTCGGGGTAGAACTTGTAGAAGCGCACGTCCAGCCGCACCGGCCGGGCGAGCAGCTCACCCATGCCCTGCTCCAGCGTCTCCAGCAGTAGGGCGTGCTGCAGGGCCGTGGCGGTGGGCTGCTCCTTCACCATGAGGCCGAAGGAAAAGCGGACTGGCAGGATCCCGCCGGCCGCGGCGGGCGGCCGGTTGGCCAGGGCGGTGATCTCCTCGGAGCGGATCACCATGCTGGCGCTCTCCGGATCGGCCCACAGCCGTTCAAAGTCATCCCGGAGAAACAAGAGCAGCCGGTGCTGCTTCACCTCGTCCTCCTGGCGCATCACGCGCAGCTCCGCCGTCAGGGCGGCCAGGCGCGAGCGCTCGCGGTTGACCGCGGACAGGAGGACAAGCGCCACGGCCAGCCCGGCCGCGAGGGAGCCGACGAAGGCAGCCCGGTAAGGATGTCGCCGGCCCCAGCGCCAGGCACGGACCGCCGCACCGACCGGCCGGGCGCGCACGGGCTCGCCGTCGAGGAAGCGCCCGAGGTCATCCGCCAGCGCCTGCGCGTCCGGGTAGCGGCGGTGGGGCGGCTTCTCGAGGCACTTGAGGCAGATGGTGGCCAGGTCGGTTGGGACGCTCGGGTTGAGCCGCCGCGGCGGGAGGGGCTCGCTGTGCCGAACCAGATCGAGGGTCTCGGGGATCGTTTCCGCCAGGAACGGCGGCCGGCCGGTGAGCAGGTAGTAGAGGATGGCACCCAGCCCGTACACGTCGCTGGCGCGGCCGGTGCGGAATTTCAACCCG
Coding sequences within:
- a CDS encoding extensin family protein, with translation MNRTTPRSPISIANLLVLLLVAPADGFLAAAMPRIQGITQSGDNVIVSGGNGPQGGSYLVLATTSLSLPATNWARIATNSFGAGGVFAFTNAISPAASQRFYMIQPLYPSPCFEKLDVLGISWTWGPESPGVTSPVTVALPLGGMQFRFMDGTLRETWFMDCELALALHRMAQVLAARGVVEVVDFGIYNYRCIGGGIPPDCPRGLSMHARALALDVAGLVTDEMGLLSVANDWEIDADGNTCATRAREPRDAFLHAVLCDLHAAGIFTIHLSPNFNADHRDHWHLDLTPDAGRFIR
- a CDS encoding type II secretion system protein; the encoded protein is MKPVQHQRRQDGAAGGFTLVELLVVIAIVGVLASLLLPVLGRARALARQTECAGRLRQWMLAQTLYADDHDGRIARESFEPNGVSLNTWGEVTHPFARDVWYNALAVQMGVPRAAEYGLSSVRPGFYHRARIFHCPQATFPRRRLEDPAVFFSLAMNSKLIMRPHTTVRLTQVLRPTATVAFLENRLPDDAPAAPDQAQDYQLGQPSAYASRFAARHRGRGNLAFLDGHLEARRGPEIITNGMAVYPQDRLVWTVDPDTNPNTE
- a CDS encoding lamin tail domain-containing protein, which produces MKPPLHYVAGLLLAALLPLPGPAGPPVAITEVMTAPSGAGEDFFELTNYGSDAVDLEELWFADDSGLDAAHRLAALARHAGEATVLHPGESLIFVRASRNMPAEAEFRAWWGEVRLADRRIIVAPWGFGLNATKDELRLWHTTATATTELDHVPLGVADRGVTFTSHAATGVFGALSIEGEQGAFRAAAGGDVGSPGTAGPAVPLRVVQDPADVETDAGATAILRVVAHGLPRPRYQWRFEGEDLPGATASLLVLSNATPAVAGTYTVRLENGLESLVTAPARLSVNQMPRCAAIVRPPADLDVTPGQTAVFRVEVRGYPLPEILWRHEGEIIPGATNAVLELPGVSEPHAGRYTVEVRNPLCATNASAFLAVLPPPRLVVTEAMLCRSASIATVARNDWWELTNLDTRPVNLRGWRFDDYPGVLDGAFTITNDVWLHPGQSAILVSDLDTEDFRRWWGDANLPPDLPILSYYGNGFSSDFTEFITLWNAAARDDHDFILKFELRVCLEFPDPCPCGASRWYDPADEDAELRYNYSVAGERGAFRAAASDDVGSPGWLNNDPCLSRLQLSVARVAAGLELTWSALPGCTYEVQRSDTLPPATWTVLARVTAAAGTAGYTDTPPTAPPQFYRVVLLPATP
- a CDS encoding protein kinase, which codes for MPTLAICSHCGAELPSIPPHGFCNRCLFQLGLAAADEPAQEAQAGAAKPAPAAPPPEVAPRWLGGYELLGEIARGGMGVVYRARQTALDRLVAVKVILAGEFADTEQRAQFFHEAQAAARLQHPNIIAIHEVGEHEGRLYFSMDYAQAGNLATQVAGQPFAARRAATLVRTLAEAVQHAHDQGVLHRDLKPSNVLLDRDGRPRLADFGLARQTDGTISTDGDGRVFGSPNFLPPEQAGLKFRTGRASDVYGLGAILYYLLTGRPPFLAETIPETLDLVRHSEPLPPRRLNPSVPTDLATICLKCLEKPPHRRYPDAQALADDLGRFLDGEPVRARPVGAAVRAWRWGRRHPYRAAFVGSLAAGLAVALVLLSAVNRERSRLAALTAELRVMRQEDEVKQHRLLLFLRDDFERLWADPESASMVIRSEEITALANRPPAAAGGILPVRFSFGLMVKEQPTATALQHALLLETLEQGMGELLARPVRLDVRFYKFYPDLVAGVCTGQVDFARLAALPYLRARRDTPALQPLVRGTARSKYAVIFTRPDTGIRTLADVRGRRVAFGETNSTASFHAQIHLARAGLAAAQLAGYEFLDSTYEFAEDVLALGHEEAVRRHGPLHSHAQAIEGVLAGDYDVGVCMEWAFRANQHRGLVAVGDRFESSRTLLVGSPGLPADVARAIIQALCGLKGAWLQALPDTAAGYEPVSETSHATIQSWLDPIEQAYPPKPSPPGYSERLRSRETP